A window from Gossypium raimondii isolate GPD5lz chromosome 7, ASM2569854v1, whole genome shotgun sequence encodes these proteins:
- the LOC105790374 gene encoding uncharacterized protein LOC105790374, translated as MMRSRLLWFTLGFSVTAASISQFIYRDLWTDRYALKSDMKEKFDALEARVSNLETLPTENPNPAQVDG; from the exons atgaTGCGAAGTCGGTTGCTATGGTTCACCTTAGGGTTTTCGGTGACAGCGGCTTCAATCTCTCAATTCATATATAGAGACCTTTGGACTGATCGTTACGCCCTTAAATCTGAT ATGAAGGAGAAATTCGATGCTTTAGAAGCTAGGGTTTCGAATCTGGAAACCCTCCCTACGGAGAATCCAAATCCAGCTCAG GTTGATGGCTAG
- the LOC105790362 gene encoding glyoxylate/succinic semialdehyde reductase 1 codes for MEVGFLGLGIMGKAMSMNLLKNGFKVTVWNRTLSKCNELVAHGASIGKTPAEVINKCTITIAMLSDPAAALSVVLDKDGVLEQICGGKGYIDMSTVDPETSCKINEAITSKGGRFLEAPVSGSKQPAETGQLVILAAGDKALYEAAIPAFDILGKKSFFLGQVGNGAKMKLVVNMIMGSMMNAFSEGLTLADRSGLNPHDLLDVLDLGAIANPMFKGKGPAMLQNNYSPAFPLKHQQKDMRLALALGDENSVPMPVAAASNEAFKKARSMGLGDMDFSAVFETLKVLKHSS; via the exons atggAGGTTGGGTTTTTAGGATTGGGAATAATGGGCAAAGCCATGTCAATGAATTTGCTGAAGAATGGATTTAAAGTCACTGTTTGGAATAGAACCCTTTCTAAG TGTAATGAATTAGTGGCTCATGGTGCATCAATTGGAAAAACCCCAGCTGAAGTGATTAACAAGTGTACGATCACCATTGCTATGCTATCTGATCCTGCTGCTGCTCTTTCG GTTGTTCTCGACAAAGACGGTGTTCTTGAACAAATTTGCGGCGGTAAAGGTTACATCGACATGTCGACCGTCGATCCCGAAACTTCTTGCAAGATCAATGAG GCGATTACATCGAAAGGTGGACGATTCCTTGAGGCCCCTGTTTCCGGTAGTAAACAGCCTGCAGAAACCGGTCAACTGGTGATTCTTGCTGCTGGAGACAAG GCATTGTATGAAGCAGCAATTCCGGCTTTCGATATCTTGGGGAAGAAGTCTTTCTTCTTGGGACAAGTCGGAAATGGAGCTAAAATGAAACTTGTTGTCAACATGATTATGGGCAG TATGATGAATGCATTTTCAGAGGGACTCACACTAGCTGATCGAAGTGGACTGAACCCACATGACCTTCTTGATGTGCTG GACTTGGGTGCCATTGCTAATCCGATGTTCAAAGGGAAAGGACCAGCGATGCTCCAAAACAACTATTCCCCTGCATTTCCTTTAAAACATCAACAGAAAGACATGAGGTTGGCTCTTGCCCTGGGGGATGAAAATTCAGTACCGATGCCAGTAGCTGCTGCTTCCAATGAG GCTTTTAAGAAGGCTAGAAGCATGGGATTGGGAGACATGGATTTTTCAGCAGTGTTTGAGACCTTGAAGGTTCTTAAACATTCATCTTAA